In Candidatus Chlorohelix allophototropha, one DNA window encodes the following:
- a CDS encoding GNAT family N-acetyltransferase, with protein MEVSLTLATGKDLQALHHFFVFYFTDLSEFEENIILNEYGLPTWAPDGLPGPSNIEECVRMNWWIRDNCLLYLIRVEGIPAGFTIICTDKAHLLPNVDFELMDFYIAPKFRRQGVGRCAANMAFNLFRGGIWQVYELERNFRARSFWKSVIEEYTKGNFQQLDSGTQQRFRN; from the coding sequence ATGGAAGTCTCCCTCACCCTTGCAACCGGGAAAGATCTCCAAGCATTACACCATTTCTTTGTCTTTTACTTTACCGACCTGTCCGAGTTCGAGGAAAATATCATCCTGAATGAATACGGTTTACCCACTTGGGCACCCGATGGATTACCCGGACCTTCCAACATTGAAGAATGCGTGCGTATGAACTGGTGGATTCGCGACAATTGCCTGCTCTACCTGATTCGAGTGGAGGGCATACCGGCGGGCTTTACCATTATCTGTACCGACAAAGCGCATTTACTACCAAATGTAGATTTCGAACTGATGGATTTCTATATTGCCCCTAAATTCAGACGACAAGGAGTTGGACGCTGCGCTGCAAATATGGCGTTCAATCTTTTTCGGGGGGGAATCTGGCAGGTTTACGAGCTAGAGCGTAATTTTCGAGCGCGCTCTTTCTGGAAATCGGTTATTGAAGAGTACACCAAAGGTAATTTCCAACAACTTGATAGTGGCACTCAACAGCGGTTCCGCAATTAA
- a CDS encoding ParA family protein, which produces MAKNSGRAYSLGLSNQKGGAAKTTSAAALAAIYGEKGFRVLGIDSDPQAHLSLQLGVDFLREETLRGTVSDLYLGKASAEEVTVHTRFQGVDLIPASVDLAAVEINLPGMTGCDLRLRRGLEPIRNLYDLIILDSPPNLGKFAVNVLNASDFFIVPVDGPWGLRSVDTLLTLAQDNAAIYNLPTTLLGVFITMGDRTRIMQGVREEAERRFPKHLFKSEIRRSTLAREAAALETPVPLYASDSALAGDYRSLAEEIATRMGL; this is translated from the coding sequence ATGGCAAAAAATTCCGGGCGGGCTTATTCGTTAGGCTTGAGCAACCAAAAAGGTGGAGCCGCCAAAACTACCTCTGCTGCTGCACTTGCCGCCATATACGGGGAAAAGGGCTTCAGGGTATTAGGTATTGATAGCGACCCACAGGCACACCTGAGCCTACAACTGGGAGTAGATTTTCTGCGGGAAGAAACCTTGCGTGGTACGGTTTCCGACCTATATCTGGGAAAAGCCAGTGCAGAAGAGGTCACCGTACATACTCGCTTTCAGGGAGTTGATTTGATTCCCGCTTCCGTTGATCTGGCGGCGGTAGAAATCAACCTACCCGGTATGACCGGTTGTGATCTGCGACTCAGACGCGGTCTCGAGCCAATTCGAAACCTTTACGACCTGATTATACTGGATAGCCCCCCTAACTTAGGCAAGTTTGCAGTAAATGTGCTGAATGCTTCAGATTTTTTCATAGTACCGGTGGATGGTCCTTGGGGGCTACGCTCTGTCGATACTCTTTTGACATTGGCGCAGGACAACGCCGCCATTTATAACTTGCCCACCACCCTGCTGGGTGTATTCATTACCATGGGTGACCGTACCCGTATCATGCAAGGAGTTCGGGAAGAAGCAGAGCGTCGTTTTCCTAAGCATCTTTTTAAAAGCGAGATTCGACGTTCCACGCTTGCCCGTGAAGCGGCTGCCCTTGAAACTCCGGTGCCGCTCTACGCCTCTGATAGTGCCCTTGCCGGAGATTATCGCAGTTTGGCTGAGGAAATCGCCACTCGAATGGGACTTTAG